A portion of the Paenibacillus hamazuiensis genome contains these proteins:
- the trpB gene encoding tryptophan synthase subunit beta, whose protein sequence is MFNANVPDEYGRFGKFGGRYVPETLMNALIELEEAFNTYTKEESFIQEVNYLLHRYSGRPTSLYYAQRLSEHLGGAKIYLKREDLNHTGAHKINNAIAQGVLAKRMGKKKIIAETGAGQHGVATATVAALLGFECKVFMGEEDMKRQQLNVFRMNLLGTEVVPVTSGTRTLKDACNETLRYWVSHVDDTYYILGSATGPHPYPQMVRDFQRIIGDEARKQILEQEGRLPDAVVAAVGGGSNAMGIFYPFVGDAGVRLIGAEAAGKGIDTKEHAATMTLGSPGVFQGSMSYLLQDEYGQVQEAHSISAGLDYPGIGPEHAYLKDTGRAEYHPITDKEALDALQLLSRTEGIIPALESAHAIAQTAKLAPSMGKDQIIIVSLSGRGDKDVEAIMKYVNPSEASFATQNFKGVTGHDAH, encoded by the coding sequence CGAATGTGCCGGACGAATACGGCCGCTTCGGAAAGTTCGGCGGCCGTTATGTGCCGGAAACGTTAATGAACGCGCTCATCGAGCTGGAGGAAGCTTTTAACACATATACCAAGGAAGAAAGCTTTATTCAAGAGGTCAACTACTTGCTTCACCGCTATTCGGGCAGACCGACCTCGCTCTATTACGCGCAGCGGCTCAGTGAACATTTGGGCGGCGCGAAAATATACCTGAAGCGGGAAGATTTGAACCATACGGGCGCGCATAAAATCAACAATGCGATCGCACAGGGAGTACTCGCCAAACGGATGGGCAAAAAGAAAATCATCGCGGAAACCGGCGCTGGCCAGCACGGAGTAGCTACCGCAACCGTAGCCGCGCTGCTCGGGTTCGAGTGCAAGGTGTTCATGGGCGAAGAGGACATGAAGCGCCAGCAGCTCAACGTGTTCCGCATGAACCTGCTCGGCACGGAAGTCGTTCCGGTTACATCGGGCACCCGAACGTTAAAGGATGCCTGCAACGAAACGCTGCGTTACTGGGTCAGCCACGTTGACGATACGTATTACATTCTCGGATCGGCGACAGGCCCTCATCCGTATCCGCAAATGGTGCGCGATTTCCAGCGAATCATCGGGGACGAAGCGCGCAAGCAAATTCTCGAGCAGGAGGGCCGTTTGCCGGATGCGGTCGTGGCGGCGGTCGGCGGCGGCAGCAATGCGATGGGTATCTTTTATCCGTTTGTCGGCGATGCCGGCGTTCGGTTGATCGGTGCGGAAGCGGCCGGCAAAGGGATCGATACGAAGGAGCATGCGGCAACGATGACCTTGGGAAGCCCCGGCGTATTCCAAGGCTCGATGAGCTATTTGCTGCAGGACGAATACGGCCAGGTACAGGAGGCTCATTCGATCTCGGCAGGACTCGATTATCCGGGCATCGGACCGGAGCACGCCTATTTGAAAGATACGGGCAGGGCGGAGTACCATCCGATCACGGATAAAGAAGCGCTTGACGCACTGCAGCTGCTCAGCCGCACCGAGGGCATCATCCCGGCGCTAGAGAGCGCGCATGCGATCGCACAAACCGCCAAACTGGCGCCTTCGATGGGGAAAGACCAGATCATCATCGTCAGCTTGTCCGGTCGCGGCGACAAAGACGTGGAAGCGATCATGAAGTACGTGAATCCTTCCGAAGCTAGTTTTGCTACGCAAAACTTTAAGGGGGTGACAGGACATGACGCTCACTAA
- the trpA gene encoding tryptophan synthase subunit alpha, giving the protein MTLTNQNRIDRKFAELKALGEPAFIPFITIGDPDLRTSVDIIKTLEQAGAAIVELGVPYSDPLADGPVIQRSSMRALGKHQISVRDCIEAAKLARSEGCQLPFILFTYYNPVLQFGLEKLFQTLADSDISGIIVPDLPMEEDEEVRTVAERFGIHIIPLVAPTSNARIHKIVSRASGFVYCVSSLGVTGARTSFHSGIDEFITTVRKSTDLPVAVGFGVSTNEQFARFSKTCDGIVVGSALVRQIEEALPLLESEATYRQGLLQISNFVRELIGK; this is encoded by the coding sequence ATGACGCTCACTAATCAAAACCGGATTGACCGAAAATTTGCCGAGCTGAAGGCGCTCGGCGAGCCGGCCTTCATTCCTTTTATTACGATAGGCGATCCGGATCTTCGCACATCCGTCGACATTATTAAAACGTTGGAGCAGGCCGGAGCGGCGATCGTCGAGCTCGGAGTGCCGTATTCCGATCCGCTTGCGGATGGCCCGGTCATTCAAAGATCGTCGATGCGCGCGCTCGGCAAGCACCAAATCAGCGTGCGCGACTGCATCGAGGCGGCTAAATTGGCGCGGAGCGAAGGCTGCCAGCTGCCGTTTATTTTGTTCACTTACTACAATCCCGTACTGCAGTTCGGATTGGAGAAATTGTTCCAAACGCTGGCCGACAGCGACATCAGCGGGATTATCGTTCCCGATCTGCCGATGGAGGAAGATGAGGAGGTCCGCACGGTTGCCGAGCGTTTCGGCATTCATATCATTCCGCTGGTTGCCCCGACCTCCAACGCAAGAATCCATAAAATCGTCTCCCGCGCTTCGGGATTCGTTTACTGCGTGTCCTCGCTCGGCGTTACCGGGGCCAGAACGTCGTTCCACAGCGGCATCGACGAATTTATCACCACGGTGCGCAAATCGACCGATTTGCCTGTGGCGGTTGGCTTCGGCGTTTCGACGAACGAGCAGTTCGCGCGTTTTTCCAAAACGTGCGACGGTATCGTTGTCGGCAGTGCGCTCGTCCGGCAAATCGAAGAGGCGCTTCCGCTTCTTGAATCGGAAGCGACATATCGGCAAGGGCTATTGCAAATTTCGAATTTTGTGAGAGAATTAATAGGAAAATAA